The sequence TAGAGCGACGTCGTCGCCGCGCCGCACAGCCCGCCCACCACCAGGCCCTTCAGCCCGTGGCGCTTCAGGAGCTCCGCGTGAATCGCCTGCGCCACCTCCACGAAGCCGCCATTGCAGACGAACTGGTACAGCTCCGCCGTCGTCTGCGGCAGCGAGCCGTCCGAGTCCCCCAGCCCCGGCAGGTCCACGCGGAAGCACGGGAAGCCCTGCGCCGCGAGCTGGTCCGCCGCTCGCGCCGACAGCGAGCCATGGCCCGAGCGCGGCACGTGGCCCGGGTTGAGGAAGAGGAAGCCCACCCGCTCCGGAGTCGGAGACGCCGCGGGGTGGTACGTCCCCCACAGCCGGTGGCCCTTCACGTCCAGTTGGATCAGCTCTCTCATGGCCGTCCCCCCTTGGTCACGTCCACCGCGCCGACGCCGGACGCAAACGACGCGCCGTCGTCGAACAGCTCACCCAGGTCCGGCAGCAGCCGGTTGCTCGTCGTCCAGAAGAAGGGGCGTGGCGTGCGCACCGAGCGGCCATGGCCCGGCGCCAGGCACCGCTCCGCCGGGCGCCCATCCAGGTGCACCACGCGCCACGGCCGCGCGTCGTCCTTCGACGGCAGGGCCAGGTCGTAGGACTCGGCGCTCCGCCACAGGCCGCGAGACCAGGGGAAGCCCTCCACCTCCATGAAGCCCCCCGCCTCCAGCTCCGCCACGTAGTCCTCGCGCGAGCGCGCCGTGCCGCCCGTCCCCTCCAGGTTGTCCGCCGCCACCTTCCGGCGCAGCACCTCCATCAGGTGCGCGCGGCCGGACTCCGGCGGGTCCCAGAGCAACAGCCCCTCCGCCCGCTCCTGCTGGAAGACGCGCGCGGCCAGCAGCGCGCCCAGGCGCAGGCCGTGCAGCACCACCGGCACGCCGGGACACTCGCGGCGCAGGTAGTCCAGCCCCGCGCGCACGTCCTCTTCCCAGCGAGGCAGCGTCATGTCCTCGAAGCGCCCCGTGCTCTCCCCGCAGCCCCGGTAGTCGAGCCGCAGCGCGTCCACGCCCCGCGAGGCCAGGTGCCGCGCCCACCGCGTCCAGACGATGTACGCGTGCGCGCGCTCCAGCCCCAGCGGGCCCACCAGCAGCACCGCGGCCCGGCTTCCCCCCGGTGCCCGGTGGTGGACGAAATAGAGCGAGTGCTCGCCCTGGGTCAGGTACCCGGGCGCCTCAGTCAAGGCCTGCATGTGGCGGCGATTCCCCCAATTTGACGGCCGGATGCTAAG comes from Pyxidicoccus parkwaysis and encodes:
- a CDS encoding serine aminopeptidase domain-containing protein — encoded protein: MQALTEAPGYLTQGEHSLYFVHHRAPGGSRAAVLLVGPLGLERAHAYIVWTRWARHLASRGVDALRLDYRGCGESTGRFEDMTLPRWEEDVRAGLDYLRRECPGVPVVLHGLRLGALLAARVFQQERAEGLLLWDPPESGRAHLMEVLRRKVAADNLEGTGGTARSREDYVAELEAGGFMEVEGFPWSRGLWRSAESYDLALPSKDDARPWRVVHLDGRPAERCLAPGHGRSVRTPRPFFWTTSNRLLPDLGELFDDGASFASGVGAVDVTKGGRP